A window of the Trueperaceae bacterium genome harbors these coding sequences:
- a CDS encoding DUF1684 domain-containing protein, which produces MAGFRGLAYFAEDPAARVVARVTRPAAPRPVRLATSSGEERSFLEYGVARFELGGARHALTLFAPVDAPEGPRLFLPFADATSGAETYGAGRYLDPHLAAPAAGNGAPVDLVLDFNYAYHPYCAFAEGYTCPFPPAGNRLRVAVRAGERLPDPAAP; this is translated from the coding sequence GTGGCGGGCTTCCGGGGGCTCGCCTACTTCGCCGAGGATCCCGCGGCGCGCGTGGTGGCCAGGGTGACCCGGCCGGCCGCGCCGCGGCCTGTGCGCCTGGCCACCTCGAGCGGCGAGGAGCGGAGCTTCCTCGAGTACGGCGTCGCGCGCTTCGAGCTCGGTGGCGCCCGGCACGCCCTCACCCTCTTCGCGCCGGTCGACGCGCCCGAGGGGCCGCGCCTGTTCCTGCCGTTCGCGGACGCCACCTCCGGCGCGGAGACCTACGGCGCCGGGCGTTACCTCGACCCGCACCTCGCCGCGCCGGCCGCCGGCAACGGGGCGCCCGTCGACCTCGTCCTCGACTTCAACTACGCCTACCACCCCTACTGCGCCTTCGCGGAGGGGTACACCTGCCCGTTCCCGCCCGCCGGCAACCGCCTCCGCGTGGCGGTGCGCGCGGGTGAACGCCTGCCGGACCCGGCCGCGCCGTGA
- a CDS encoding methyltransferase domain-containing protein yields LPHPTPWDDVFAPGGAPGGAPGGAPGGAPGGLTVEVGFGDGRYTVRRAAAEPAMRFVGLEVSSGSLQRALKRVKSAGVANVRLLKAGANVAVRQLFAPGSVDAVVVNFPCPWPKERHVKHRLLNRGFFELAGSRLLPGGELRLATDHADYLGFALAEAAVTGLYVAERPEAPAEVFETKYALKWREQGKPLHYVVFRRNRAAAPEFPPLERPHVMPHALLHGTLPHDAHFEKVVLPYAGGHVILHEAMRSLGGEDDPGRLLVRATVEEPDLKQQVLVLAQQRTADEVIVRLESFGDPLVTPTARGCVHAVTEWLLAGAPLEVTARNY; encoded by the coding sequence CCCTGCCCCACCCCACTCCCTGGGACGACGTGTTCGCGCCCGGGGGCGCGCCCGGTGGCGCGCCCGGGGGCGCGCCCGGGGGCGCGCCCGGCGGGCTGACGGTCGAGGTCGGCTTCGGCGACGGGCGCTACACCGTGAGGCGCGCCGCCGCCGAACCCGCCATGCGTTTCGTGGGGCTCGAGGTGTCCTCTGGCAGCCTCCAACGCGCCCTGAAGCGCGTGAAGAGCGCCGGCGTCGCCAACGTGCGGCTCCTCAAGGCCGGCGCCAACGTGGCGGTACGGCAGCTGTTCGCGCCCGGCAGCGTCGACGCCGTCGTGGTCAACTTCCCGTGCCCCTGGCCGAAGGAGCGGCACGTGAAGCACCGCCTGCTGAACCGCGGCTTCTTCGAGCTGGCGGGCTCGCGCCTGCTGCCCGGGGGCGAGTTGCGGCTGGCCACGGATCACGCCGACTACCTCGGGTTCGCCCTCGCCGAGGCGGCGGTCACCGGTCTCTACGTGGCGGAGCGCCCCGAGGCGCCCGCCGAGGTCTTCGAGACGAAGTACGCGCTCAAGTGGCGCGAGCAGGGGAAGCCCCTCCACTACGTGGTGTTCCGCCGCAACCGCGCCGCCGCGCCGGAGTTCCCCCCGCTGGAAAGGCCCCACGTCATGCCTCACGCCCTCCTGCACGGCACCCTGCCGCACGACGCGCACTTCGAGAAGGTGGTCCTGCCTTACGCCGGCGGCCACGTGATACTGCACGAGGCCATGCGGTCGTTGGGTGGGGAGGACGACCCGGGTCGCCTGCTCGTCCGCGCCACGGTGGAGGAACCGGACCTCAAGCAGCAGGTCCTGGTGCTGGCGCAACAGCGCACGGCAGACGAGGTGATCGTGAGGCTCGAGAGCTTCGGCGACCCGCTCGTGACGCCGACGGCGCGGGGTTGCGTGCACGCCGTGACCGAGTGGCTGCTGGCCGGAGCACCTCTAGAGGTCACGGCGAGGAACTACTGA
- a CDS encoding DUF4388 domain-containing protein, which translates to MTGTLGLFSLVDLFQLLMAAKRTGRLAVEHPAGLARIYFDRGQVVHAEFGELVGEDAVYALFKDERGSFEFRIGLPSPYNSITGSSENLVLEAVRRLDESRRDAPEEPAVSRDAVPVLPAGEQRAVTLTPDEQRVLAHVDGRRTVTRLALDLGLEPEAVLAICDRLVRTGVLKLQNRRARTARLVTRLAARRLGAGGVGIDPSILEAWEKVLGQPVERVACRRDDGTVRLFAVQGVPGVGPYLEMNRDTIVRADLRVNEALLVRPVEEQP; encoded by the coding sequence GTGACGGGAACGCTTGGCCTCTTCTCCCTCGTGGACCTATTCCAGTTGCTCATGGCCGCGAAGCGGACGGGGCGGCTGGCGGTGGAGCACCCGGCCGGCCTGGCGCGCATCTACTTCGACCGCGGGCAGGTGGTGCACGCCGAGTTCGGCGAGCTGGTGGGGGAGGACGCCGTCTACGCCCTGTTCAAGGACGAGCGCGGCTCGTTCGAGTTCCGCATCGGCCTGCCATCGCCTTACAACTCCATCACCGGCAGCTCGGAGAACCTGGTGCTGGAGGCCGTCAGGCGCCTCGACGAGTCGCGGCGGGACGCTCCGGAGGAGCCCGCCGTCTCGCGCGACGCCGTGCCGGTGCTCCCGGCCGGGGAGCAGCGCGCCGTGACGCTCACGCCCGACGAGCAGCGGGTGTTGGCGCACGTCGACGGGCGGCGCACCGTCACCCGCCTTGCGCTCGACCTCGGCCTCGAGCCGGAGGCGGTCCTCGCGATCTGCGACCGCCTCGTGCGCACGGGCGTCCTCAAGTTGCAGAACCGGCGCGCTCGCACTGCGCGCCTCGTCACGCGCCTCGCCGCGCGGCGGCTGGGCGCCGGCGGCGTCGGCATCGACCCGTCCATCCTCGAGGCGTGGGAGAAGGTGCTGGGCCAACCCGTCGAACGCGTCGCGTGCCGCCGCGATGACGGCACGGTGCGGCTCTTCGCGGTCCAGGGCGTTCCGGGCGTCGGCCCTTACCTCGAGATGAACCGCGACACCATCGTGCGCGCCGACCTGCGCGTGAACGAGGCGCTGCTCGTGCGGCCGGTGGAGGAGCAGCCGTGA
- a CDS encoding LptF/LptG family permease, giving the protein MPKRLQNALLRETTGLYPLGVAAICLLLSIDLLSVLARFLVQQNASLGDVLALLLYRTPWFLHLALPVGVVFAVLLAGGRMAKDSELKAAYAMGVAPATLLAPLVLFGLAVGALSFVNNGFLEARGEAAYQRRLDAFVYTRPPAEVVVNAAYHLEGGVYFAARVRSIADDPGVANLEGVVAQLPDGALYTARHGRWDAVNRVWSLRAGQVTRPGAAPAPFDEVSLPFRLEADPSETLVRSAELPVDRLWRQLRSVAAAGGDTRELSYDLNRRVADAFSAAIFAAFAGAIALRVRGRAAGFAWTIVLLVGFWATWILAGNLFEAGALGPLAAAWLTPLLAGAGAAVLASRTLRS; this is encoded by the coding sequence GTGCCGAAACGCCTTCAGAACGCGCTTCTCCGTGAGACCACGGGGCTCTACCCGCTAGGCGTGGCGGCCATCTGCCTGCTCCTCTCGATCGACCTCCTCAGCGTGCTCGCGCGCTTCCTGGTCCAGCAGAACGCCTCGCTGGGCGACGTGCTGGCCCTGCTCCTCTACCGCACGCCTTGGTTCTTGCACCTCGCCCTCCCCGTGGGCGTCGTCTTCGCGGTCCTGCTCGCGGGTGGCCGCATGGCGAAGGACTCGGAGCTCAAGGCCGCCTACGCCATGGGGGTGGCGCCCGCCACCCTCCTGGCGCCGCTCGTCCTCTTCGGCCTCGCCGTCGGCGCCCTGTCGTTCGTCAACAACGGCTTCCTCGAGGCGCGCGGCGAGGCGGCCTACCAGCGTCGGCTCGACGCGTTCGTCTACACGAGGCCGCCCGCCGAGGTGGTCGTGAACGCCGCCTACCACCTGGAGGGGGGCGTGTACTTCGCGGCCCGCGTCAGGTCGATCGCCGACGACCCGGGCGTCGCCAACCTCGAGGGCGTGGTGGCGCAGCTGCCCGACGGCGCCCTGTACACGGCCCGCCACGGGCGCTGGGACGCAGTGAACCGCGTGTGGAGCCTGCGCGCCGGCCAGGTCACGCGCCCCGGCGCGGCGCCGGCGCCGTTCGACGAGGTGAGCCTGCCGTTCAGGCTGGAGGCCGACCCGAGCGAGACGCTGGTCAGGTCCGCCGAGCTCCCCGTCGACAGGCTGTGGCGGCAACTGAGGAGCGTGGCTGCCGCCGGTGGCGACACGCGCGAGCTGAGCTACGACCTGAACCGGCGCGTGGCAGACGCCTTCAGCGCGGCGATCTTCGCCGCGTTCGCCGGCGCCATCGCGCTGCGCGTCAGGGGGCGCGCCGCGGGGTTCGCCTGGACGATCGTGCTACTCGTCGGCTTCTGGGCCACCTGGATCCTGGCGGGCAACCTTTTCGAGGCGGGTGCCCTCGGCCCGCTGGCGGCGGCGTGGTTGACGCCGCTCCTGGCCGGAGCCGGGGCGGCGGTCCTCGCGTCGAGGACGCTGAGGTCGTGA
- a CDS encoding LptF/LptG family permease codes for MTRWGRYLVRETAPLFAGGVVAIVLLLLLYFFLGVLADVLARGVSVSLLARYLLFKLPAAVAPGLPLALLFAALVTMTRFGQDGELKAALLLGLSPRRFVAPLVGLGLAVSAASLVNGELIVPWSEARAAEVEKDIMLVSPETVVRAGTFFTDSLGRNIFVGTVLPGGEFRDVTVITPGGSSGPREVITAESGSADPAAGVWRLAGLRLRVLRDARLTLDVRSEHATLPVRGLAAASSAPPDLVYLPLAGLIARLRSPDETEKAAEWTALHRKAAEPLAATSFAFFAAAVGLFTFRRGANLGFVAALLLTFVYYATWSVSKLLGAQGTVPAWAAGWAPVALYLVAGAALLLAQRRR; via the coding sequence GTGACGCGCTGGGGCCGCTACCTCGTGCGCGAGACGGCGCCGCTCTTCGCCGGCGGCGTCGTGGCCATCGTGCTCCTGCTCCTGCTCTACTTCTTCCTCGGCGTGTTGGCCGACGTGCTGGCGCGCGGGGTCAGCGTGTCGCTCCTCGCCCGCTACCTGCTGTTCAAGCTGCCGGCCGCCGTGGCGCCCGGCTTACCGCTCGCGCTCCTGTTCGCGGCGCTCGTGACCATGACCCGCTTCGGGCAGGACGGCGAGCTCAAGGCGGCGCTCCTGCTCGGCCTGTCCCCCCGGCGCTTCGTCGCCCCGCTCGTGGGGTTGGGGCTGGCGGTCAGCGCCGCCTCGTTGGTGAACGGCGAGCTCATCGTGCCGTGGAGCGAGGCCAGGGCCGCCGAGGTCGAGAAGGACATCATGCTCGTCAGCCCCGAGACCGTCGTGCGGGCCGGCACGTTCTTCACCGACTCGCTCGGGCGGAACATCTTCGTGGGCACGGTGCTGCCGGGCGGCGAGTTCCGCGACGTGACGGTCATAACCCCGGGCGGCAGCAGCGGCCCGCGCGAGGTGATCACGGCCGAGAGCGGCAGCGCCGACCCCGCCGCGGGCGTCTGGCGCCTGGCTGGACTGCGGTTGCGGGTGCTGCGCGACGCCCGCCTCACGCTCGACGTGCGCTCGGAACACGCGACGTTGCCGGTGCGCGGCCTTGCCGCCGCCTCCTCCGCCCCACCCGACCTCGTCTACCTGCCGCTGGCCGGGCTGATCGCGCGGCTGCGGTCGCCCGACGAGACGGAGAAGGCAGCGGAGTGGACGGCGCTACACCGCAAGGCCGCCGAGCCGCTCGCCGCCACCTCGTTCGCGTTCTTCGCCGCCGCCGTCGGCCTGTTCACCTTCCGGCGCGGCGCCAACCTCGGCTTCGTCGCCGCGCTACTACTCACGTTCGTCTACTACGCCACGTGGAGCGTCAGCAAGCTGCTTGGCGCCCAGGGCACCGTCCCGGCCTGGGCGGCAGGATGGGCGCCGGTGGCCCTCTACCTGGTCGCCGGGGCGGCGCTGCTCCTGGCGCAGAGGCGGCGCTAG
- the plsX gene encoding phosphate acyltransferase PlsX yields the protein MTPGSAAPPDPRATDPGARVRVAIDAMGGERMPRAAVEGAVAAHLEGHQVVLVGDEAALKLELSRVGIELPVVHASDVIGMNEHATDVRRRRDSSVMVAMRLVKDGRAAACVSMGHSGATMAAAIFELGRVAGVDRAAILAALPTAAGATALLDAGANADCKPAYLQQFAVMGSAYVRSLWGVAEPKVGLMSNGEEPGKGNELTRAAHALLAATPGLGFVGNVEGRDLFTGGVDVIVTDGFTGNVILKQAEGEAKAIFAWVKDALSSGPRARLGGLLVRPALRRLAKRLDPAEYGAQPLLGVRGYAFIGHGSADARAVTSAVRTAARAVAAGAVERLSAAMAELAQGALGRDDVTAPR from the coding sequence ATGACACCCGGCAGCGCCGCCCCGCCGGACCCGCGCGCCACCGATCCGGGCGCGCGCGTCCGCGTCGCCATCGACGCCATGGGGGGTGAGCGGATGCCGCGCGCCGCCGTCGAGGGCGCCGTCGCCGCTCACCTGGAGGGTCACCAGGTGGTGCTGGTGGGCGACGAGGCGGCGCTGAAGCTCGAGCTTTCGCGCGTGGGGATCGAACTGCCCGTGGTGCACGCGTCCGACGTGATCGGCATGAACGAGCACGCCACCGACGTGCGCCGCAGGCGCGACTCGAGCGTGATGGTGGCCATGCGTCTCGTCAAGGACGGCCGCGCCGCCGCCTGCGTCTCGATGGGCCACTCGGGCGCCACCATGGCCGCGGCCATCTTCGAGCTCGGCAGGGTGGCGGGCGTCGATCGCGCCGCGATCCTCGCGGCGCTCCCCACGGCGGCGGGCGCGACGGCGCTCCTCGACGCCGGCGCCAACGCCGACTGCAAGCCCGCCTACCTGCAGCAGTTCGCGGTCATGGGCAGCGCCTACGTGCGCAGCCTGTGGGGCGTCGCCGAGCCCAAGGTGGGCCTCATGTCGAACGGCGAGGAGCCCGGCAAGGGCAACGAGCTCACCCGCGCCGCCCACGCCCTCCTCGCCGCCACGCCAGGCCTCGGCTTCGTGGGCAACGTGGAGGGCCGCGACCTCTTCACGGGCGGTGTCGACGTGATCGTCACCGACGGCTTCACGGGCAACGTGATCTTGAAGCAGGCGGAGGGGGAGGCCAAGGCGATCTTCGCCTGGGTGAAGGACGCCCTGAGCTCCGGACCGCGCGCCCGGCTGGGTGGCCTGCTGGTGCGGCCCGCCCTGCGGCGCCTCGCCAAGCGCCTCGACCCCGCCGAGTACGGCGCGCAGCCGCTGCTCGGGGTGAGGGGCTACGCGTTCATCGGCCATGGCTCGGCGGACGCCCGCGCCGTGACGAGCGCGGTGCGCACGGCGGCGCGCGCCGTGGCGGCCGGGGCGGTGGAGCGCCTCTCGGCCGCCATGGCGGAGCTGGCGCAGGGCGCCCTGGGCCGGGACGACGTCACGGCGCCGCGCTAG
- a CDS encoding RluA family pseudouridine synthase yields MEFRTFDAPPGERLDVAIAQALGMSRTHAKDLVSEGYVTVDGRPVGKASAKLTGSETVSVVIPPPRPMLVEPEVIALDIIYQDDDLVAINKPAGLVAHPTATLRTGTVVNALLGRMPLSKEKTQDPSDEAYRPGIVHRLDKDTSGVMVVAKNDEAHRHLAHSFKKRFAEKEYVAIVVGEVEDGLVVDAAIGRHPVRRQSMTVGGENPKPATTRFSVLDRVRGHTLVKARPTSGRTHQIRVHLAHVGAPILADEVYGRAAPQLARQALHAYRLTLPHPRDDQAVTFSAQVAADMVEAWLRLGGTWPPPGHAEL; encoded by the coding sequence GTGGAGTTCCGCACCTTCGACGCGCCTCCCGGCGAGCGCCTCGACGTGGCCATCGCCCAGGCGCTCGGGATGTCGCGCACGCACGCGAAGGACCTGGTGAGCGAGGGGTACGTGACGGTCGACGGTCGTCCCGTCGGCAAGGCCAGCGCCAAGCTGACCGGCTCGGAGACCGTGTCGGTGGTGATCCCACCGCCGCGGCCCATGCTGGTCGAGCCGGAGGTCATCGCGCTCGACATCATCTACCAGGACGACGACCTGGTGGCCATCAACAAGCCGGCCGGGCTGGTGGCGCACCCCACGGCGACGTTGCGCACCGGCACGGTGGTCAACGCCCTCCTCGGACGCATGCCGCTCTCCAAGGAGAAGACCCAGGATCCCAGCGACGAGGCGTACCGGCCCGGCATCGTGCACCGCCTCGACAAGGACACCTCGGGCGTCATGGTGGTGGCCAAGAACGACGAGGCGCACCGCCACCTGGCTCACTCGTTCAAGAAGCGCTTCGCCGAGAAGGAGTACGTGGCCATCGTCGTGGGCGAGGTCGAGGACGGTCTCGTCGTCGACGCGGCCATCGGCAGGCACCCCGTGAGGCGCCAGAGCATGACGGTGGGCGGCGAGAACCCCAAGCCGGCCACCACCCGTTTCAGCGTACTGGACCGGGTGCGCGGCCACACTCTCGTCAAGGCGCGGCCCACGTCGGGGCGGACGCACCAGATCCGCGTCCACCTGGCGCACGTCGGCGCCCCCATCCTCGCCGACGAGGTGTACGGCCGCGCCGCGCCGCAGCTCGCGCGCCAGGCTCTGCACGCCTACCGCCTCACCCTGCCCCACCCGCGCGACGACCAGGCGGTCACGTTCAGCGCGCAGGTGGCGGCCGACATGGTGGAGGCGTGGCTGCGGCTCGGCGGCACCTGGCCGCCGCCCGGTCACGCCGAACTGTAG
- a CDS encoding DUF2945 domain-containing protein gives MMRFEVGDHVSWNSEAGRVTGRIVRVHTSDFDYKGHTRHASPDDPQYEIASDRTDHVAAHKGSALTKLP, from the coding sequence ATGATGAGGTTCGAGGTGGGCGATCACGTCAGCTGGAACTCGGAGGCCGGGCGCGTGACGGGCCGGATCGTCAGGGTGCACACGAGCGACTTCGACTACAAGGGCCACACCCGTCACGCCTCGCCCGACGACCCGCAGTACGAGATCGCGAGCGACAGGACCGACCACGTGGCGGCGCACAAGGGCTCGGCCCTCACGAAGCTACCCTGA
- a CDS encoding alpha/beta hydrolase, which produces MASIPSLPGIESRRVVTPRLGVHALLSGPAGGEPVLFVHGNASSSTFWEETMLALPARYRAVAPDLRGYGDTDDVPVDATRGVGDWVDDLLALKRELGLDRYHVVGHSLGGSVVWGLLVADAPAIASATVVAPGSPHGFGGTKGLDGTPCHPDFAGSGGGAVNPDFAVRMAAGDRGADAATSPRTIMNAFYWKPPFRAAREEELLSGLLSEKVGPRAYPGDHVPSPNWPNVAPGAWGPANAISAKYAVGTAERLVGLDPKPPILWVRGDADQIVADESLFDFGTLGKLGAVPGWPGGEVFPPQPMVGQTRRALERYGAGGGAWREVVVADAGHTPYLERPAEFMAALLAHLDPAR; this is translated from the coding sequence GTGGCCAGCATCCCCAGCCTCCCCGGCATCGAGTCCCGCCGCGTCGTCACCCCGCGCCTCGGCGTGCACGCCCTCCTCTCAGGTCCGGCGGGCGGCGAGCCCGTGCTCTTCGTGCACGGCAACGCCTCCTCCAGCACGTTCTGGGAGGAGACCATGCTGGCCCTCCCGGCCCGCTACCGGGCCGTCGCCCCGGACCTGCGGGGCTACGGCGACACGGACGACGTGCCCGTCGACGCTACCCGCGGCGTGGGCGATTGGGTCGACGACCTGCTGGCCCTCAAGCGCGAGCTCGGGCTCGACCGCTACCACGTCGTCGGCCACTCGCTGGGGGGCTCCGTGGTGTGGGGGCTCCTCGTCGCCGACGCACCCGCCATCGCCAGCGCCACGGTGGTGGCGCCCGGCTCGCCCCACGGCTTCGGGGGCACCAAGGGCCTGGACGGCACCCCCTGCCACCCCGACTTCGCCGGCTCCGGCGGCGGCGCCGTCAACCCGGACTTCGCCGTGCGCATGGCGGCGGGCGACCGCGGCGCGGACGCGGCTACCTCGCCACGCACCATCATGAACGCCTTCTACTGGAAGCCGCCCTTCCGCGCGGCGCGCGAGGAGGAGCTCCTCTCGGGGCTCCTGAGCGAGAAGGTCGGGCCGCGCGCCTACCCGGGCGACCACGTCCCGTCGCCCAACTGGCCCAACGTGGCTCCCGGCGCCTGGGGGCCCGCCAACGCCATCAGCGCCAAGTACGCCGTCGGCACCGCCGAGCGGCTGGTGGGGCTCGACCCGAAGCCGCCCATCCTCTGGGTGAGGGGCGACGCCGACCAGATCGTGGCGGACGAGTCGCTCTTCGACTTCGGCACCCTCGGCAAGCTCGGCGCCGTGCCGGGTTGGCCCGGCGGCGAGGTGTTCCCACCCCAGCCGATGGTGGGGCAGACGCGCCGCGCCCTCGAGCGCTACGGTGCGGGCGGCGGCGCCTGGCGCGAGGTCGTGGTGGCCGACGCCGGTCACACGCCCTACCTCGAGAGGCCCGCGGAGTTCATGGCCGCGCTCCTCGCGCACCTGGACCCCGCCCGCTGA
- a CDS encoding SDR family oxidoreductase, which translates to MNYRDLFDLTGRNVLVIGAGSGIGRATAQGLADFGAIVTCADANEAAASAASAELQGLGYESHAAAVNITDEAAVEALVSGMSGLDAVVCTPSINVRKPLLNITSDEFDRVIGVNLKGSFNVMRSAGRRLAAQGKGSLVFFSSIRSQVVEPGQGVYAATKAGTLQMIRALASELGPQGVRANAVAPGVVETPLTQPIKDRPEWYRAYAEKSALGRWSQPSELVGAVVFLVSDAASFVTGSLLYVDGGWTAQDGRFTPPL; encoded by the coding sequence ATGAACTACCGCGATCTGTTCGACCTCACCGGACGCAACGTCCTCGTCATCGGCGCCGGCTCGGGCATCGGCCGCGCCACCGCGCAGGGCTTGGCGGACTTCGGCGCCATCGTCACCTGCGCCGACGCCAACGAGGCGGCCGCGAGCGCCGCCTCCGCCGAGTTGCAGGGCCTCGGCTACGAGTCTCACGCCGCCGCCGTGAACATCACGGACGAGGCGGCCGTGGAGGCGCTCGTGAGCGGCATGAGCGGCCTCGACGCCGTGGTGTGCACTCCCTCCATCAACGTGCGCAAGCCGCTCCTGAACATCACGTCGGACGAGTTCGACCGCGTGATAGGCGTGAACCTCAAGGGGAGCTTCAACGTCATGCGCTCCGCCGGCAGGCGCCTGGCGGCGCAGGGCAAGGGGAGCCTCGTGTTCTTCTCGAGCATCCGCAGCCAGGTCGTGGAGCCGGGACAAGGGGTGTACGCAGCCACCAAGGCGGGCACGCTGCAGATGATCCGCGCGCTCGCGTCCGAGCTCGGTCCGCAGGGGGTGCGCGCCAACGCGGTGGCGCCCGGCGTGGTCGAGACGCCTTTGACTCAGCCCATCAAGGACCGCCCGGAGTGGTACCGCGCCTACGCCGAGAAGAGCGCCCTTGGCCGCTGGTCGCAGCCGTCCGAGCTCGTTGGAGCCGTCGTGTTCCTCGTGTCGGACGCGGCCTCGTTCGTGACCGGTTCGCTCCTGTACGTCGACGGCGGCTGGACCGCGCAGGACGGCCGCTTCACCCCGCCGCTGTGA
- a CDS encoding ArgE/DapE family deacylase, with the protein MNTFPSELARRAAKAVDPELVARLAQGLVRVRSVYDAELGTTEAAAAEFVAAHLREVGLSPVIEEAAPGRPNVVCDWQGSAFDPARHRTLMFEGHTDVVTEGDPAKWRVPPFEGRVEDGVLHGRGSADMKAGVAACLAALAAVRRVAPDLPGRIRLGIVADEEGMMLGIKHFIRQGWADEVSGCIVAEPEENELCLFQKGAMRVNVRVVGVMSHGAMPYAGVNPNRGVADLIVALRDFERREQERLGEHEYLGLPWITPTVIRSPASGEAQLNVMPEEAYLALDIRTVPGQDHAEIEAELRRMAAGIEARTARLRVHLDVFESRPWTETKADDPLVGALEAVYEGVFGTAPRYGGVPGATDGTFLWAWKNVPVVTVGPGDRTIPHQVDEFVRLSEVVASARLYAAAAVTYLTSNS; encoded by the coding sequence GTGAACACCTTCCCGTCCGAACTGGCCCGCCGCGCCGCCAAGGCGGTGGACCCCGAGCTGGTGGCGCGCCTCGCACAGGGCCTCGTGCGCGTGCGCAGCGTGTACGACGCGGAGCTGGGCACCACCGAGGCGGCGGCGGCCGAGTTCGTGGCGGCGCACCTGCGCGAGGTGGGCCTCAGCCCCGTCATCGAAGAGGCCGCGCCCGGCAGGCCCAACGTGGTGTGCGACTGGCAGGGCTCGGCGTTCGACCCCGCCAGGCACCGCACGCTCATGTTCGAGGGGCACACCGACGTGGTCACGGAGGGCGACCCCGCCAAGTGGCGCGTGCCGCCATTCGAGGGGCGCGTGGAAGACGGCGTGCTGCACGGCCGCGGTAGCGCCGACATGAAGGCCGGAGTGGCCGCCTGCCTGGCGGCGCTGGCGGCGGTGCGGCGGGTGGCACCCGACCTGCCCGGCCGCATCCGGCTCGGCATCGTGGCCGACGAGGAGGGCATGATGCTCGGCATCAAGCACTTCATAAGGCAGGGCTGGGCCGACGAGGTGAGCGGCTGCATCGTGGCCGAGCCGGAGGAGAACGAGCTCTGCCTCTTCCAGAAGGGAGCCATGCGGGTCAACGTGCGCGTGGTGGGCGTCATGAGCCACGGCGCCATGCCGTACGCGGGCGTTAACCCGAACCGCGGGGTGGCCGACCTGATCGTGGCGCTGCGCGACTTCGAGCGCCGCGAGCAGGAGCGCCTCGGTGAGCACGAGTACCTCGGCCTGCCGTGGATAACCCCGACCGTGATCCGCTCTCCGGCCAGCGGCGAGGCGCAGCTGAACGTCATGCCGGAGGAGGCGTACCTGGCGCTCGACATCAGGACGGTGCCGGGACAGGACCACGCCGAGATCGAGGCGGAGCTGAGGCGCATGGCCGCCGGCATCGAGGCGCGCACCGCGCGCCTGAGGGTGCACCTTGACGTGTTCGAGTCGCGCCCGTGGACCGAGACGAAGGCCGACGACCCCTTGGTGGGGGCCTTGGAGGCCGTGTACGAGGGCGTGTTCGGCACGGCGCCCCGTTACGGCGGCGTGCCGGGCGCCACCGACGGCACCTTCTTATGGGCGTGGAAGAACGTGCCGGTGGTCACGGTTGGTCCGGGCGACCGCACCATCCCGCACCAGGTCGACGAGTTCGTGCGCCTGAGCGAGGTGGTGGCGTCGGCTCGCCTCTACGCCGCGGCTGCGGTAACTTATCTGACGTCGAACAGCTAG